TCAATCCAGCTACCGGCGAATTTGGCGAATTTGATTACGCAAGGATCCGCGCCGAAAAAAAATGGTTAATCGTATTCTTTTATCCGGGTGACTTCACATTTGTCTGCTCGACCGAGTTAACCGCTTTGGGCGAACAGTACGACCGTTTGAAGTCGATGGGCGCGGAAGTCCTCGCCGTCAGCACCGACGG
The nucleotide sequence above comes from bacterium. Encoded proteins:
- a CDS encoding redoxin domain-containing protein; the encoded protein is MSDNCCCSDEMYEVLTVGSDVPDFKVDTFNPATGEFGEFDYARIRAEKKWLIVFFYPGDFTFVCSTELTALGEQYDRLKSMGAEVLAVSTDG